From the Helicobacter pylori genome, one window contains:
- a CDS encoding DUF874 family protein, with the protein MESVKTGKTNKVGKNTETADTKANKETHFKQASAITNIIRSISGFFTKIAKRVRELVKKHPKKSRAALVVLTHVACRKAKELDDKVQDKSKQAEKENRINWWKYSGLTIAASLLLAACSVGDTDKQIELEQEQQKTEQERQKTEQERQKTINTQKDFIKYAEQNCQENHNQFFIKKVGIKGGIGIEVEAECKTPKPTKTNQTPIQPKHLPNSKQPRSQRGSKAQELIAYLQKELESLPYSQKAIAKQVDFYKPSSIAYLELDPRDFKATEEWQKENLKIRSKAQAKMLEMRSLKPDPQAHLSTSQSLLFVQKIFADVSKEIEAVANTEKKVEKAGYGYSKRM; encoded by the coding sequence ATGGAATCAGTAAAAACAGGAAAAACAAATAAAGTTGGCAAAAACACAGAGACAGCTGACACAAAGGCAAATAAAGAGACTCATTTTAAACAAGCGAGTGCCATTACAAATATAATCAGATCAATTAGTGGGTTTTTTACAAAGATCGCAAAGAGAGTTAGAGAACTTGTAAAAAAACACCCCAAGAAAAGCAGGGCGGCATTAGTAGTATTGACCCATGTTGCGTGTAGGAAAGCGAAAGAATTGGACGATAAAGTCCAGGATAAATCCAAACAAGCTGAAAAAGAAAATCGAATCAATTGGTGGAAGTATTCAGGACTCACAATAGCGGCAAGTTTATTATTAGCCGCTTGTAGCGTTGGTGATACTGATAAACAGATAGAGTTAGAACAAGAACAACAAAAGACAGAACAAGAAAGACAAAAGACAGAACAAGAAAGACAAAAGACAATTAATACACAGAAAGATTTCATTAAATACGCAGAACAAAATTGCCAAGAAAATCATAATCAATTCTTTATTAAAAAAGTAGGCATTAAGGGTGGTATTGGCATAGAAGTAGAAGCTGAATGCAAAACCCCTAAACCCACAAAAACCAATCAAACCCCTATCCAGCCAAAACACCTCCCAAACTCTAAACAACCCCGCTCTCAAAGAGGATCAAAAGCGCAAGAGCTTATAGCTTATTTGCAAAAAGAGCTGGAATCTCTGCCCTATTCACAAAAAGCTATCGCTAAACAAGTGGATTTTTATAAACCAAGTTCTATCGCTTATTTAGAGCTAGATCCTAGAGATTTTAAAGCTACAGAAGAATGGCAAAAAGAAAATCTAAAAATACGCTCTAAAGCTCAAGCTAAAATGCTTGAAATGAGGAGTTTAAAACCAGACCCACAAGCCCACCTTTCAACCTCTCAAAGCCTTTTGTTCGTTCAAAAAATATTTGCTGATGTTAGTAAAGAAATAGAAGCAGTTGCTAATACCGAGAAAAAAGTAGAAAAAGCGGGTTATGGTTATAGTAAAAGGATGTAG
- a CDS encoding carbonic anhydrase, with translation MKKTFLIALALATSLIGAENTKWDYKNKENGPHRWDKLHKDFEVCKSGKSQSPINIEHYYHTQDKTDLQFKYAASKPKAVFFTHHTLKASFEPTNHINYRGHDYVLDNVHFHAPMEFLINNKTRPLSAHFVHKDAKGRLLVLAIGFEEGKENPNLDPILEGIQKKQGFKEVALDAFLPKSINYYHFNGSLTAPPCTEGVAWFVIEEPLEVSAKQLAEIKKRMKNSPNQRPVQPDYNTVIIKSSAETR, from the coding sequence ATGAAAAAAACTTTTTTGATCGCTTTAGCACTGGCAACTTCTCTTATAGGCGCTGAAAATACCAAATGGGATTATAAAAATAAAGAAAATGGACCGCACCGCTGGGACAAATTGCACAAAGATTTTGAAGTGTGCAAAAGCGGTAAAAGCCAATCGCCCATCAACATTGAGCATTACTACCACACGCAAGATAAAACCGATTTGCAATTCAAATACGCCGCTTCTAAACCTAAAGCGGTCTTTTTCACTCATCATACTTTAAAAGCTTCGTTTGAGCCGACTAACCACATCAATTATAGAGGGCATGACTATGTGCTGGATAATGTGCATTTCCACGCCCCTATGGAGTTTTTAATCAACAATAAAACCAGGCCTTTGAGCGCGCATTTCGTGCATAAAGACGCTAAAGGGCGCTTATTAGTCTTAGCGATTGGGTTTGAAGAAGGGAAAGAAAACCCCAACCTTGATCCTATTTTAGAAGGCATTCAAAAGAAACAAGGTTTTAAGGAGGTGGCTTTAGACGCTTTCTTGCCTAAAAGCATCAATTACTACCATTTTAACGGCTCTCTCACCGCTCCCCCTTGCACAGAAGGGGTGGCATGGTTTGTCATAGAAGAACCTTTGGAAGTCTCTGCCAAACAATTGGCTGAAATCAAAAAACGCATGAAAAATTCGCCCAACCAACGCCCAGTCCAGCCTGACTACAACACCGTGATCATTAAAAGCTCAGCTGAGACCCGCTAA
- the asd gene encoding aspartate-semialdehyde dehydrogenase: MKTYNVAIVGASGAVGQELIKGLENSSFPIKKFVPLASVRSAGKKIRAFNKDYEILETTHEVFEKEKIDIAFFSAGGSVSEEFATSASKTALVIDNTSFFRLNEKVPLVVPEINAKEIFNAPLNIIANPNCSTIQMTQILNPLHLHFKIKSVIVSTYQAVSGAGNKGIESLKNELKTALECLEKDPAIDLNQVLQAGAFPYPIAFNAIAHIDIFKENGYTKEELKMVHETHKIMGVDFPISATCVRVPVLRSHSESLSIAFEKEFDLKEVYEVLKNAPSVVVCDDPNHNLYPTPLKASHTDSVFIGRLRKDLFDKKTLHGFCVADQLRVGAATNAFKIAMHYIKNA, encoded by the coding sequence ATGAAGACTTATAATGTCGCTATTGTTGGGGCTAGTGGGGCGGTAGGCCAAGAGCTGATTAAAGGTTTAGAAAATTCTTCTTTCCCGATTAAAAAATTTGTCCCGCTCGCTAGCGTTAGGAGTGCCGGTAAAAAGATTAGAGCTTTCAATAAAGACTATGAAATTTTAGAAACCACGCATGAGGTTTTTGAAAAAGAAAAAATAGACATCGCCTTTTTTAGCGCTGGGGGGAGCGTGAGCGAAGAATTTGCCACAAGCGCTTCAAAAACGGCCCTAGTGATTGATAACACGAGCTTTTTTAGATTGAATGAAAAAGTGCCTTTAGTCGTGCCTGAAATCAACGCTAAAGAAATTTTTAACGCTCCCTTAAATATCATCGCTAACCCTAATTGCTCCACCATTCAAATGACGCAAATCTTAAACCCCCTACACCTTCATTTTAAGATAAAAAGCGTGATTGTTAGCACCTATCAAGCCGTGAGTGGGGCAGGAAACAAGGGGATAGAGAGTTTGAAAAATGAGCTAAAAACCGCATTAGAATGTTTGGAAAAAGACCCCGCTATTGATTTAAACCAGGTTTTGCAAGCCGGGGCTTTCCCTTATCCGATCGCTTTCAATGCGATCGCTCATATTGATATTTTTAAGGAGAATGGCTACACGAAAGAAGAGCTAAAAATGGTGCATGAAACCCATAAAATCATGGGCGTGGATTTCCCTATTAGCGCGACTTGCGTGCGCGTGCCGGTATTAAGGAGTCATAGCGAGAGTTTGAGTATCGCTTTTGAAAAAGAATTCGATCTCAAAGAAGTCTATGAAGTTTTAAAAAACGCCCCTAGCGTGGTTGTTTGCGATGATCCTAACCATAATCTTTACCCCACGCCCCTAAAAGCGAGCCACACGGATAGCGTCTTTATAGGGCGCTTGAGGAAGGATTTGTTTGACAAAAAAACTTTGCACGGCTTTTGCGTGGCGGATCAATTAAGAGTGGGGGCAGCCACCAACGCGTTCAAAATCGCCATGCATTACATTAAGAACGCTTGA
- a CDS encoding HP1184 family multidrug efflux MATE transporter — MLKKKIDLHKDSIRKLFFYYFIPLVFSMISLSTYSMVDGMFVGKKLGKEAIAAVNIAWPIFPGLIAYELLFGFGAASIVGYFLGQNKTHRARLVFSSVFYFVALSAFILSMALLPFSETIARFFGSNDALLSMSKRYIEIILMGAVFMVLHPLADVFVVNDKRPILAMVAMLIGSLANIFFNYLFIFVLEVGVQGSAIATVIGHAIGVLVLMQHFWRKKGQLYFIKRFSLSSVISSAKSGVPQSTAEFSASIMILLFNTAIMHTAGERFVSMYGIVMYNAIIFFTTLFAISQGIQPIASFSYGARNLERVRAVFVFGLKAAFCIGIFFYGAYYFLDEFLIKLYLQPSEQDALFMQETKRAMNIYYVGYVFLGMNLLCAVFFQSIQRTKSSFIITISHTLGFIVILLPILSHFYGINGIWVTYPIVQFLAFLVALGVTYYEIKKGVFTTYKEQNLVILKT, encoded by the coding sequence ATGCTCAAAAAAAAGATTGATTTGCATAAAGATTCTATTAGGAAGCTCTTTTTTTATTACTTCATCCCTTTAGTTTTTTCTATGATCTCACTTTCTACTTACTCTATGGTGGATGGCATGTTTGTGGGCAAAAAACTGGGTAAAGAAGCTATCGCTGCGGTCAATATCGCATGGCCTATTTTTCCAGGACTCATTGCGTATGAATTGCTTTTTGGTTTTGGGGCAGCGAGTATTGTGGGGTATTTTTTAGGTCAAAATAAAACCCATAGGGCTAGGCTTGTGTTTAGCAGCGTGTTTTATTTTGTCGCTCTAAGCGCCTTTATTTTGAGCATGGCGCTACTGCCTTTTAGCGAAACTATCGCGCGTTTTTTTGGGAGCAATGACGCCTTATTGAGCATGTCTAAACGCTATATTGAAATCATTTTAATGGGTGCGGTTTTTATGGTTTTGCACCCTTTGGCGGATGTTTTTGTGGTGAATGACAAACGCCCCATTTTAGCGATGGTGGCGATGTTGATTGGCTCGTTAGCGAATATCTTTTTCAATTACTTGTTTATTTTTGTGTTGGAAGTGGGGGTTCAAGGCAGCGCGATAGCCACCGTGATAGGGCATGCGATAGGGGTTTTAGTCTTAATGCAGCATTTTTGGCGCAAAAAAGGGCAGTTGTATTTCATCAAACGATTTTCTTTGTCTTCGGTCATTTCTTCAGCTAAAAGCGGTGTGCCTCAAAGCACGGCGGAATTTAGTGCTTCTATTATGATTTTATTGTTTAATACCGCTATCATGCACACGGCTGGGGAAAGGTTTGTGAGCATGTATGGGATCGTTATGTATAATGCGATTATCTTTTTTACGACTTTGTTTGCGATTTCTCAAGGCATCCAACCGATTGCGAGTTTTAGCTATGGGGCTAGAAATTTAGAACGCGTGCGAGCCGTGTTTGTCTTTGGTTTGAAAGCGGCGTTTTGTATAGGGATTTTTTTCTATGGCGCTTATTATTTCCTAGATGAATTTTTAATCAAGCTTTATTTGCAGCCAAGCGAGCAAGACGCGCTCTTTATGCAAGAGACTAAAAGGGCGATGAATATTTACTATGTTGGCTATGTTTTTTTAGGCATGAATTTGTTGTGCGCGGTGTTTTTCCAATCCATTCAACGCACTAAAAGTTCGTTTATCATCACGATTTCGCACACGCTAGGGTTTATCGTTATCCTATTGCCGATTTTAAGTCATTTCTATGGGATTAATGGCATTTGGGTAACTTACCCTATCGTGCAATTTTTAGCGTTTTTGGTAGCGTTAGGGGTAACTTATTATGAAATCAAAAAAGGGGTTTTCACCACTTATAAAGAGCAAAATCTCGTTATTTTGAAAACTTAA
- a CDS encoding sugar transporter produces MMMTKQSYQRFALMRVFVFSLSAFIFNTTEFVPVALLSDIAKSFEMESATVGLMITAYAWVVSLGSLPLMLLSAKIERKRLLLFLFALFILSHILSALAWNFWVLLLSRMGIAFAHSIFWSITASLVIRVAPRNKKQQALGLLALGSSLAMILGLPLGRIIGQILDWRSTFGVIGGVATLIMLLMWKLLPHLPSRNAGTLASVPILMKRPLLMGIYLLVIMVISGHFTTYSYIEPFIIQISQFSPDITTLMLFVFGLAGVVGSFLFGRLYAKNSRKFIAFAMILVICPQLLLFVFKNLEWVVFLQIFLWGIGITSLGISLQMRVLQLAPDATDVASAIFSGSYNVGIGSGALFGSIVIHQLGLGYIGFVGGALGLLALFWLRFITIKFKKT; encoded by the coding sequence ATGATGATGACCAAACAATCGTATCAAAGATTCGCTTTAATGCGGGTTTTTGTGTTTTCGCTTTCGGCGTTTATTTTTAACACCACGGAGTTTGTCCCTGTCGCATTGTTATCAGATATTGCGAAAAGTTTTGAAATGGAGAGCGCAACAGTAGGGCTTATGATCACTGCTTATGCATGGGTGGTGTCTCTTGGCTCATTGCCTTTGATGTTGCTTAGCGCTAAAATTGAAAGGAAACGCTTATTGCTTTTTCTTTTCGCCCTTTTTATTCTCAGCCATATCCTTTCAGCGTTAGCGTGGAATTTTTGGGTGCTACTCCTTTCTCGTATGGGTATCGCTTTTGCCCATTCTATTTTTTGGTCCATCACGGCTTCTTTAGTCATTCGTGTCGCGCCAAGAAACAAAAAACAACAGGCCTTAGGATTGTTAGCGTTAGGGAGTTCGTTAGCGATGATTTTAGGGTTGCCGCTTGGGAGGATCATTGGGCAAATTCTAGATTGGCGCTCTACTTTTGGCGTGATCGGGGGCGTTGCGACTCTTATAATGCTACTTATGTGGAAATTGCTCCCGCATCTACCGAGTAGAAACGCAGGCACGCTCGCAAGTGTCCCTATATTAATGAAACGCCCGCTTTTAATGGGGATTTATTTGCTTGTGATCATGGTTATCTCTGGACATTTCACCACTTATAGCTATATTGAGCCTTTTATCATTCAAATCAGCCAATTTTCTCCTGACATTACAACGCTAATGTTGTTTGTGTTTGGGTTAGCAGGCGTGGTGGGGAGTTTTTTGTTCGGCCGTTTGTATGCGAAAAATTCAAGAAAATTTATCGCTTTTGCGATGATTTTAGTCATTTGCCCGCAACTCTTGCTTTTTGTGTTTAAAAACTTAGAGTGGGTGGTTTTCTTGCAAATTTTCTTGTGGGGGATTGGGATCACTTCGCTTGGGATTTCCTTGCAAATGAGAGTGTTACAGCTCGCACCGGATGCCACAGATGTCGCAAGCGCGATTTTTTCGGGGAGCTATAATGTGGGGATTGGATCAGGAGCGCTGTTTGGCAGTATTGTGATCCACCAATTAGGGCTAGGGTATATTGGCTTTGTGGGTGGGGCTTTGGGGTTGTTGGCGCTATTTTGGCTTAGATTCATTACGATAAAGTTTAAAAAAACTTAA
- the waaF gene encoding lipopolysaccharide heptosyltransferase II: protein MSVNAPKRMRILLRLPNWLGDGVMASSLFYTLKNHYPNAHFILVGPTITCELFKKDEKIEAVFTDDTKKSFFRLLATYKLAQKIGRCDIAIALNNHFYSAFLLYATKTPIRIGFAQFFRSLFLSHAIAPAHKEYHQVEKYCFLFSQFLKKELDQKSVLPLKLAFDLPTYTPNTPKKIGFNPSASYGSAKRWPASYYAEVAVALLEKGHEIYFFGAKEDAIVSEEILKSVKSLLKNPLLSHNAYNLCGKTSIEELIQRIAVLDLFITNDSGPMHVATSTKTPLIALFGPTDEKETRPYKAQKTIVLNHHLSCAPCKKRVCPLKNEKNHLCMRSITPLEVLQAAHILLEKP, encoded by the coding sequence ATGAGCGTAAATGCGCCCAAACGCATGCGTATTTTATTGCGTTTGCCTAATTGGCTAGGCGATGGGGTGATGGCAAGCTCGCTTTTTTACACCCTTAAAAACCACTACCCTAACGCGCATTTTATCTTAGTGGGCCCAACCATTACTTGCGAACTTTTCAAAAAAGATGAAAAAATAGAAGCCGTTTTTACAGATGACACCAAAAAATCCTTTTTCAGGCTGCTAGCCACTTACAAGCTCGCTCAAAAAATAGGGCGTTGCGATATAGCGATCGCATTAAACAACCATTTTTATTCCGCTTTTTTGCTCTATGCGACAAAAACGCCTATTCGCATCGGCTTTGCTCAATTTTTCCGTTCTTTGTTTCTCAGCCATGCGATCGCTCCTGCCCACAAAGAGTATCATCAAGTGGAAAAGTATTGCTTTTTATTTTCGCAATTTTTAAAAAAAGAATTGGATCAAAAAAGCGTTTTACCCTTAAAACTGGCCTTTGATCTCCCCACTTACACCCCAAACACCCCTAAAAAAATCGGCTTTAACCCTAGTGCAAGCTATGGGAGCGCTAAAAGATGGCCAGCTTCTTATTACGCTGAAGTTGCGGTTGCTTTGTTAGAAAAAGGGCATGAAATTTATTTTTTTGGGGCTAAAGAAGACGCTATCGTTTCTGAAGAGATTTTAAAATCCGTTAAAAGCTTATTGAAAAACCCCTTATTATCCCATAACGCTTACAACCTGTGCGGGAAAACAAGCATTGAAGAATTGATACAACGCATCGCTGTTTTAGATTTATTCATCACTAACGATAGCGGTCCCATGCATGTAGCCACTAGCACGAAAACCCCCCTAATCGCTCTTTTTGGCCCCACTGACGAAAAAGAGACTCGCCCCTATAAAGCTCAAAAAACGATTGTGTTGAACCACCATTTAAGCTGTGCGCCTTGCAAGAAACGAGTTTGCCCTTTAAAAAATGAAAAAAACCATTTGTGCATGCGATCTATCACGCCCCTTGAAGTCCTTCAAGCCGCTCACATTCTTTTAGAAAAGCCTTAA
- the hisS gene encoding histidine--tRNA ligase, producing the protein MITPKVLSGFKDRLPKDAIQKAQLLAKVSVVFQSFGFVPIETPHLEYAQTLLPDASSDIQKEIYRFKDHGDRDVALRFDLTVPLARFVSLHHQILGMPFKRYAIGNVFRGERAQKGRYREFTQCDFDFIGSESLVCDAEIIQVIIASLKALDLEDFCVSINHRKILNGICEYFGIAQVNEVLRIVDKLEKIGLNGVEEELKKECDLDSNTIKELLEMVQIKQNDLSHAEFFEKIAYLKDYNENLKNGIQDLERLYQLLGDLQISQNLYKIDFSIARGLGYYTGIVYETTLNDMKSLGSVCSGGRYDHLTKNFSKENLQGVGASIGIDRLIVALSEMQLLDERSTQAKVLIACMHEEYFSYANRLAESLRQSGIFSEVYPEAQKIKKPFSYANHKGHEFVAVIGEEEFKSETLSLKNMHSGMQLNCLSFLKALEIIGENDEDL; encoded by the coding sequence ATGATTACCCCTAAAGTGTTGAGCGGGTTTAAAGACCGCTTGCCTAAAGATGCGATACAAAAAGCCCAGTTGCTCGCTAAAGTTTCAGTCGTGTTTCAAAGTTTTGGTTTTGTGCCGATTGAAACCCCCCATTTGGAATACGCTCAAACGTTATTGCCTGATGCGAGCAGTGATATTCAAAAAGAAATTTATCGTTTTAAAGACCATGGGGATAGGGATGTGGCTTTAAGGTTTGATTTGACCGTGCCATTAGCCCGCTTTGTTTCTTTGCACCACCAAATATTAGGCATGCCCTTTAAACGCTACGCCATAGGCAATGTTTTTAGGGGTGAAAGGGCTCAAAAAGGGCGTTACAGGGAATTTACGCAATGCGATTTTGATTTTATAGGGAGCGAGAGCTTGGTGTGCGATGCTGAGATCATTCAAGTGATTATCGCTTCTTTAAAAGCCCTGGATTTAGAAGATTTTTGCGTCTCTATCAACCACAGAAAAATTTTGAATGGCATATGCGAATATTTTGGCATTGCTCAAGTGAATGAAGTGCTGCGCATTGTGGATAAATTAGAAAAAATTGGCTTGAATGGGGTTGAAGAAGAATTAAAAAAAGAGTGCGATTTGGATTCAAACACCATTAAAGAGCTTTTAGAAATGGTTCAAATCAAACAAAACGATTTAAGCCATGCGGAATTTTTTGAAAAAATTGCTTATTTGAAAGACTATAATGAGAATCTGAAAAATGGCATACAGGATTTAGAAAGGCTATACCAATTGCTAGGGGATTTACAAATTTCTCAAAACCTGTATAAAATTGATTTTTCTATCGCTAGGGGATTAGGGTATTATACAGGGATTGTGTATGAAACCACGCTTAATGACATGAAGTCTTTAGGGAGCGTGTGTTCAGGGGGGCGTTACGATCATTTGACTAAAAATTTTTCTAAAGAAAATTTACAAGGGGTAGGGGCTTCTATTGGGATTGATAGATTGATTGTGGCTTTGAGTGAAATGCAATTATTAGACGAGCGTTCCACCCAAGCCAAAGTTTTAATCGCTTGCATGCATGAAGAGTATTTTTCTTACGCCAACCGCTTAGCGGAGTCTTTAAGGCAAAGCGGTATTTTTAGCGAAGTCTATCCAGAAGCCCAAAAAATCAAAAAACCCTTTTCTTACGCTAACCACAAAGGGCATGAGTTTGTGGCTGTCATTGGCGAAGAAGAATTTAAAAGCGAAACTTTAAGCTTGAAAAACATGCATTCAGGCATGCAATTGAATTGCTTGAGTTTTTTAAAAGCCCTTGAAATCATTGGAGAAAACGATGAAGACTTATAA